The genomic window CGGTGAACTCGACGCTCTTTTTGTTGAGCGAGGCGATCCAGATTGGAATATGCTTGCGCGGAGTCTCGAAGCGCATCGTGAAGCCGCGCTGCAGCTTGAACAGCTTGCCTTCGTAGTTCAGCGGCGTCTGCGCCATTATCATGTTGATAATTTCCACGTACTCCTTCATCCGCGTCAGCGGCGGATTGAACGGAATACCGTGGAAATGTTCGATCACCTGCGGACCGCTGGTGCCCAACCCGATGATCATGCGGCCGTTGCTCAGCTCGTCGAGCGTGCCGAAATGCTGCGCGAGCGCGGCCGGCGTGCGCGAGTAGATATTCACGATCGAGGTCGCAAGCTGCACCTTGCTGGTGTGCTCCGCGAGCAGCGTGAGCAGCGTGAAGGCGTCGCGGCCCCACGCTTCGGCCACCCAGATTGAATGGATTCCCGCGGCGTCCGCGATTTTTGCCCGTTCGATCGCCGCCTTGAAGTCGAGCTTGCCCTGCCAATTGACTCCGATTGATAGCTTGCGCGCCATTAAATTTCCTCCTGACTACAACTACACGAAATCGCGAATCCTTTTGTACCATCGCAACGCGGAAACAGCATCGTGCGCCGTGGAATCTTCCGCCGAACGCTCACGGAGGCCGTGCTTCGCTACTTGATGCCGCAGTAAACGGCGAAGATCAGATTCTTGTACGCGCAATCGATATCGCGGAACCCCGCCTCGCGCAGCCATTTGAGCTGATCCTCGAGCGTCGCCGCGCGATCGAACTTCATTCGGTCCAGCGCCGCCGCCAGGTCGCGATCGTCCATCCCCAATTCGCGCACCCGCGTGATCCATCGCTCGTGATGAAACCGGTGCCGCTCCGGGGTCGCGCCGCGAAACTGCTCGGCGTTGACGAATACACCGCCGTCGTTGAGTGCGCCGTGGATTCGACTGAACAATAAGCGCTTTTGCTCGTCGCTCAGGTGATGAATCGACAGCGCCGAAACCACGGCGTCGTATTTTTCCTGGATCGGGTCAACGCCGTAGTCGGAAACCTCGAAGCGGAAGCGCTCGCCGCCCAATTCGAAGCGCGCACGCGCCCGCTCGAGCATCTCGCTCGAGATGTCCACCATCGTGATTCGCGCCTGCGGAAAACTGTACGCGATGAACGCCGCCAGCAAGCCCGTGCCGGCGCCGAGATCGAGAACCTTGAGCCGACTATCGTGCGGAAACCGAATCAAATCGATCGCCGCGCGATAGAAGTCGTCGAATCCCGGCACCAGCCGGCGCCGCGTGCGGTCGTAGTCCTCCGCCGCAAGATCGAACGCGCGCTGTACTGAATTCGCCATCTGAAGATTGTGCGGACGCGACGGTCGCGAATCAACCGCACACTCGATACGGGTGGCGATCCAGCCGTACCGCTATTTGCTAAGTTTTGTCAGTCCCTTCCTTCTGCGCTCCGCCCACCGCTTCTTCATAAGCTCCGACAGCCGCTTTCTGCCCTCTTTGGTGATACCGCCGCGTCTCTTTCCTTTCTTGGCGCCCGGCTTGGGAACCGCGATCCGGCCTCTTCGGCCGGCAGCCGCCGATCCCGCTCCTACCAAGGCCGTGATCGCATGGATGAGCCGATCCCTTTCCTTCTTCAAGTCTGCAACGATTCTATCAATCTCCAAGTAAGTGCTCCTTTGGGTCCCCTAGGTCCCCGATGTTTTGTTCAGCTCCCAACTCTAAACATATCCAAGAATTATAATTGCTGGAGTTAGCATGAATTGCAATTTGTGTCAGCTAGGTTGTCCAATGCCCCGGATAGGCCGCAGGGCCGGTCGTATCCATGTACTGCGCGACGAAAACGAAGGAACCCTGCTGCCCGGCCTGGACAGCTATCAGCGGTCTTCGTTAGGTGCTCGCGGACTCAAACCAGAATTGGAGTTCAGGCGGCGCCACCTGGACGATCCTGCGCTGCGCGCCTGCGCGGCGCCACGACGCCAACGCTACGGCTGCGCGCAAGATTTACCCGGCGCCGTAGAGTTTCCTCA from Candidatus Binatus sp. includes these protein-coding regions:
- a CDS encoding LLM class flavin-dependent oxidoreductase — protein: MARKLSIGVNWQGKLDFKAAIERAKIADAAGIHSIWVAEAWGRDAFTLLTLLAEHTSKVQLATSIVNIYSRTPAALAQHFGTLDELSNGRMIIGLGTSGPQVIEHFHGIPFNPPLTRMKEYVEIINMIMAQTPLNYEGKLFKLQRGFTMRFETPRKHIPIWIASLNKKSVEFTAKKADGWLPVMIPINSLKKAIADFRAIATAAGREPRAVAVKAPGHVTVTANVDRAVAGHAANVAFYAARMGTFYSEQLMRFGFGDEVQKVKQAWDGGGSKAGTAALSPKLLGELGYIGGVEGAIERLKAQDEAGVDLHPVEIDAGGEPGEFEKTVARLLG
- a CDS encoding class I SAM-dependent methyltransferase — encoded protein: MANSVQRAFDLAAEDYDRTRRRLVPGFDDFYRAAIDLIRFPHDSRLKVLDLGAGTGLLAAFIAYSFPQARITMVDISSEMLERARARFELGGERFRFEVSDYGVDPIQEKYDAVVSALSIHHLSDEQKRLLFSRIHGALNDGGVFVNAEQFRGATPERHRFHHERWITRVRELGMDDRDLAAALDRMKFDRAATLEDQLKWLREAGFRDIDCAYKNLIFAVYCGIK